In the Arachis ipaensis cultivar K30076 chromosome B04, Araip1.1, whole genome shotgun sequence genome, AAGCAACTTCAGCATAGGTTTCACCAGTTGCAGGTGCAGTTACTTCAACCAACTGTATACCAGGCGTTACCGGTACAGCCTCGTCCGTTGCATGCACCTTTAGCATTTTATTGATTGATGACACCGTTACAGTGATTTGTGCACCCCTgttaaaatggaaagaaaatccCACTCTAAGCAGTTCATGGTCTAACTTGTACCCAAGTAAATAAAACATACGAAGCACATTCTTGCTTGCTTTGCTTTCAACCATTGTCCTAACCAGAACTGAAATTTGTTCAGCACCGGCACCCCTCATTGCACCCCCAATATGTCTTACAGTCCTGAACAAGTCACCAAGCATTTAATAGATTTTTATATGGACATAAGAAAAGTTCTAATAAGTGAATGGCGATAATACTGCATGGTTTACCATGATGGTTCAGCCTGCTCAAGATCACATAAAAGTCGAACCTCA is a window encoding:
- the LOC107639216 gene encoding mediator of RNA polymerase II transcription subunit 18 — translated: MECVVQGIIETQHVEALEILLQGLCGVQRERLRIHEICLKSGPNLGPVASEVRLLCDLEQAEPSWTVRHIGGAMRGAGAEQISVLVRTMVESKASKNVLRMFYLLGYKLDHELLRVGFSFHFNRGAQITVTVSSINKMLKVHATDEAVPVTPGIQLVEVTAPATGETYAEVASAVSSFCEYLAPLLHLSKPGISTGVVPTAAAAAASLMSDGGGTTL